A genomic region of Xyrauchen texanus isolate HMW12.3.18 chromosome 29, RBS_HiC_50CHRs, whole genome shotgun sequence contains the following coding sequences:
- the synm gene encoding synemin produces MFRMRQPFESEKLQLQELNQKLSQYLMRAKQLEQENTCLVSEINSIRQNRSGEWENKHMLELREMRRLLERLSFEKCRAEMEREKLRNELQMLHAMRSEEASVSKGIGSEIKGCERQLHHDLQTNIALEDRLIQLENEYKFLEDAHRKEIAHLRDQVHSRTVRVVTQTHHAPTTVTVEEVQEYAANFTESWKETLDMYRLKVEEIEGSIKADQARLEDIQREKREYALQFKRLREEIEQQTHVQLNLEERLMNMQEHFRAEINQYQVIIEDLEYERRLLSNTISEKLKDHQNLVQVKMGLALEVATYRQLLEGGGHAQMWSNQQSRERKIDIKMPAHPFTPRVSSAPRSQPDMRKHFKGYDVKYMEPISSMRTSDVSSQFYSHGPSRIVPISVSNRSQQSPASRRDMISFTKAAQAAAASSPKEVSKHLLPKIESASTSKISQIAQPKPVKVLSPISLSKATIEESHQKDVEMKEKRMDGKITVKEEREYVKVEESKTKDKREFESHQKDVEKRMNAKQDTDRAKATVKYETQHVKPIDERESKVFVGEEKVLDADLMEEIMQQVMKPAGLDTKVSSSPDSKFTYHVEKTKQDDGTTKTQIVLQTKVEEELDLSEGSGMEELLSKGVKKVNLENIKGTPTGNMIENLLSLGFQGESLGNRLVNVEIIEEPVESQSDEEGETEIKETVEIKSQQPNIKPSSMFFQIEELESDPKTTNPCKSSSKTVEKIKDESLPYFSHGQEPQEYFVSTPEDNMSEEGGRFMSFTHYGVVDDLSDERYYQEDEPKMSTKEGHSYRDSPEYSDQSFVRDSIQECIIEEEVLVSPTLQKSIVGMLTVESLDPKKQLREALEQIQGNVSGALKEELAFFTNSGETPDNVSVDIKKVEQATDNGTMTIVAELNISQTLKDSGLLEEEQDDPSEEQIMAALSSSHPGIQQALRGGAGIGYTMKVSQEEFQTEGMPWMTSNEEIGHWSSDEVSKTEKHIKLGPSERSFTFQMDVNNSTSASASEGTSEAEERRGSGAVEFLQTQMIDPHLKVCHEKRIATVYLESPKHD; encoded by the exons atgttccgAATGAGGCAGCCGTTTGAGAGCGAGAAGCTCCAACTCCAGGAGCTCAACCAAAAACTCAGCCAGTACCTAATGCGCGCGAAGCAGCTGGAGCAAGAAAATACCTGCTTGGTAAGCGAAATAAATTCAATCAGACAGAACAGGTCTGGagaatgggaaaacaaacacatgtTAGAGTTACGGGAGATGCGAAGACTGCTGGAGCGCTTATCTTTCGAGAAATGCAGAGCAGAGATGGAGCGCGAGAAGCTGCGCAATGAACTTCAGATGCTTCACGCGATGCGTTCAGAGGAGGCTTCGGTGAGCAAAGGCATCGGCAGTGAGATTAAAGGGTGTGAGAGGCAGCTCCATCATGATCTTCAGACTAACATTGCGTTGGAAGATCGTCTCATTCAGCTCGAAAACGAATACAAGTTTTTGGAAGATGCCCACAGAAAAGAAATTGCCCACCTGAGGGACCAGGTGCACTCTCGAACTGTACGTGTTGTCACTCAAACGCATCACGCGCCTACAACTGTTACGGTGGAAGAGGTGCAGGAGTATGCTGCCAACTTTACAGAGAGCTGGAAAGAGACATTGGACATGTACCGCCTGAAGGTAGAGGAAATCGAAGGGTCTATCAAAGCCGACCAGGCGAGGCTGGAAGATATTCAGAGGGAAAAGAGGGAATACGCTTTACAATTCAAAAGGCTGCGTGAAGAAATTGAGCAACAAACTCATGTGCAGCTGAACCTTGAAGAGAGGCTCATGAACATGCAGGAACATTTCAGAGCTGAAATCAATCAGTATCAG GTTATTATTGAGGATCTGGAGTATGAGCGCAGGTTGCTGTCCAACACCATCTCGGAGAAGCTGAAGGACCATCAGAATCTCGTACAGGTCAAAATGGGTCTTGCTCTGGAAGTGGCTACATACag GCAACTCTTGGAAGGAGGAGGACATGCTCAAATGTGGTCTAATCAGCAGTCAAGAGAACgaaaaatag ATATAAAAATGCCAGCCCACCCTTTCACGCCAAGAGTCTCTAGCGCTCCGAGAAGTCAACCAGATATGAGAAAACACTTCAAAGGATATGATGTTAAATATATGGAGCCTATTTCCAGCATGAGAACTTCAGATGTATCAAGTCAGTTTTATTCTCATGGACCCTCTAGGATAGTGCCCATCAGTGTATCAAATCGTTCACAGCAAAGTCCTGCTTCAAGAAGGGACATGATTTCCTTCACCAAAGCAGCACAGGCAGCTGCTGCCAGTTCCCCCAAAGAGGTTTCGAAGCATCTCCTGCCCAAAATTGAAAGTGCATCAACCTCTAAAATCTCACAAATAGCACAACCAAAGCCAGTGAAAGTGTTATCGCCAATAAGCTTGAGCAAGGCCACCATTGAAGAAAGCCACCAGAAAGATGTCGAAATGAAAGAAAAGAGAATGGATGGCAAGATAACAGTGAAAGAAGAAAGAGAGTACGTCAAAGTAGAAGAATCAAAAACTAAAGACAAAAGAGAGTTTGAAAGCCACCAGAAAGATGTTGAAAAGAGAATGAATGCCAAACAAGATACAGACAGAGCCAAGGCAACAGTGAAATATGaaacacaacatgtcaaacctatTGATGAGAGAGAGTCTAAGGTATTTGTAGGTGAGGAAAAAGTCTTAGATGCCGATTTAATGGAAGAAATAATGCAGCAGGTCATGAAACCTGCTGGTTTGGATACAAAGGTCAGCTCATCCCCTGACTCAAAATTCACATATCATGTGGAGAAAACAAAGCAAGATGATGGAACCACCAAAACTCAGATTGTCTTACAAACTAAAGTGGAGGAAGAGCTAGACCTGTCTGAAGGTTCTGGCATGGAGGAACTTCTCAGCAAGGGAGTCAAGAAAGTCAACCTAGAGAACATCAAAGGAACCCCAACAGGAAACATGATCGAGAACCTGTTGAGTCTTGGCTTTCAAGGTGAGAGCTTGGGAAACAGGTTGGTGAATGTGGAGATAATAGAGGAACCTGTGGAGTCTCAAAGTGATGAGGAAGGTGAAACTGAAATAAAGGAGACAGTGGAGATTAAGTCCCAACAACCAAACATCAAACCCTCATCAATGTTCTTCCAAATCGAGGAGCTAGAAAGTGACCCTAAGACCACAAATCCCTGTAAGAGCAGTTCTAAGACAGTTGAAAAGATTAAAGATGAAAGTTTACCCTATTTCTCCCATGGCCAAGAGCCACAAGAATACTTTGTCTCTACTCCTGAGGACAATATGTCAGAGGAGGGTGGACGGTTTATGTCTTTTACCCATTATGGAGTTGTGGATGATCTGTCTGATGAAAGATATTACCAGGAGGACGAGCCCAAAATGTCGACTAAGGAAGGTCACAGTTACAGAGATTCACCTGAATATAGCGACCAGTCATTTGTGAGAGACAGTATCCAAGAATGCATTATTGAAGAGGAGGTTCTTGTCTCTCCAACGCTGCAAAAGTCCATAGTGGGAATGCTGACAGTGGAGTCACTAGACCCCAAAAAGCAGCTGAGAGAAGCACTAGAGCAAATCCAAGGTAATGTCTCTGGGGCCCTGAAGGAAGAACTTGCATTTTTTACTAATAGTGGGGAGACCCCAGACAATGTCTCAGTGGACATCAAGAAAGTAGAACAAGCCACAGATAATGGAACCATGACCATTGTAGCAGAGCTTAATATATCCCAGACTTTGAAGGATTCTGGACTGCTGGAGGAGGAACAAGATGATCCATCGGAAGAGCAGATAATGGCAGCATTGAGCTCATCTCACCCTGGAATCCAGCAGGCCCTCAGAGGTGGAGCTGGAATAGGATACACTATGAAAGTTTCCCAAGAGGAGTTTCAAACAGAGGGAATGCCGTGGATGACCAGCAATGAAGAGATTGGACATTGGAGCTCTGATGAGGTCAGCAAGACAGAGAAACACATCAAGCTGGGTCCTAGTGAGAGATCCTTCACATTTCAAATGGATGTGAACAACAGCACCTCTGCATCAGCCAGTGAAGGAACCAGTGAAGCTGAAGAACGAAGAGGCAGCGGAGCTGTTGAGTTTTTGCAGACCCAGATGATTGACCCTCATTTGAAGGTCTGTCATGAGAAGAGAATCGCAACTGTTTATCTTGAAAGCCCCAAACACGACTGA